A region from the Mesorhizobium shangrilense genome encodes:
- the flgG gene encoding flagellar basal-body rod protein FlgG, translated as MKALAIAATGMNAQQTNLEVIANNIANINTTGYKRARAEFSDLLYQVDRTQGVPNRANASLVPEGVSIGLGVKTTAVRNVHTQGELTSTGNSFDLALTGRGWFQIEGSDGGTLYSRAGALNTNATGQLVTANGANVIPAITVPADAVEVIVNKTGQVFARIDGQTNLQTLGQLQIANFANEAGLAPLGDNLFQETAASGPANVGVPGDPGFATIQQGYLEASNVDPVKEITELISAQRAYEMNSKVIQAADDMASVVSKNIR; from the coding sequence ATGAAAGCACTCGCCATCGCCGCCACCGGCATGAATGCCCAGCAGACCAACCTGGAAGTCATCGCCAACAACATCGCCAACATCAACACCACCGGCTACAAGCGTGCCCGCGCCGAATTCTCCGACCTGCTCTACCAGGTCGACCGCACGCAGGGCGTTCCCAACCGCGCCAATGCGTCTCTCGTTCCCGAGGGCGTTTCGATCGGCCTCGGTGTCAAGACGACGGCGGTGCGCAACGTGCACACCCAGGGCGAACTGACCAGCACGGGCAACAGTTTCGACCTCGCGCTCACCGGCCGCGGCTGGTTCCAGATCGAAGGCTCGGATGGCGGCACGCTCTACAGCCGCGCCGGCGCCCTCAACACCAACGCCACCGGCCAGCTGGTGACCGCCAATGGCGCCAACGTCATCCCGGCGATCACCGTTCCCGCCGATGCCGTGGAAGTGATCGTCAACAAGACCGGACAGGTCTTCGCACGCATCGACGGCCAGACCAATCTGCAGACGCTCGGCCAGCTGCAGATCGCCAACTTCGCCAATGAAGCGGGTCTGGCACCACTCGGCGACAACCTTTTCCAGGAAACGGCGGCCTCCGGCCCGGCCAATGTCGGCGTGCCCGGCGATCCAGGTTTCGCCACCATCCAGCAAGGGTATCTCGAAGCCTCCAACGTCGATCCGGTCAAGGAAATCACCGAGCTGATCTCGGCGCAGCGCGCCTATGAGATGAACTCCAAGGTCATCCAGGCGGCCGATGACATGGCGTCCGTCGTCTCCAAGAACATCAGGTAA
- a CDS encoding flagellar hook-basal body complex protein FliE: protein MIVTGIGALKLNPATDGADGASLFPGAATSQAGGNLGTTFAEAVSQAASKTVNTLQNAEQVSMQALKGDTDTRQVVDAVMSAQQALQTAVAIRDKVVSAYLEVSRMGI from the coding sequence ATGATCGTAACCGGCATCGGCGCGCTGAAACTGAACCCCGCGACCGACGGCGCCGACGGGGCAAGCCTGTTTCCAGGCGCGGCCACATCACAGGCCGGCGGCAACCTTGGTACCACCTTCGCCGAGGCGGTCAGCCAGGCGGCTTCGAAGACAGTCAATACGCTGCAGAATGCCGAGCAGGTGTCGATGCAGGCGCTGAAGGGCGATACCGACACGCGCCAGGTGGTCGACGCCGTCATGAGCGCCCAGCAAGCCCTGCAAACGGCCGTCGCAATCCGCGACAAGGTCGTCTCCGCCTATCTCGAAGTCAGCCGCATGGGCATCTGA
- the flgC gene encoding flagellar basal body rod protein FlgC yields the protein MDALTAALKVAASGLGVQSERLRVVSENLANAQSTGTAAGSDPYRRKTISFVSQLDQATGGSLVQVGSIDRDPSDFPVEFQPGNEAADAKGYVKMPNVNPLIEMADMTEANRSYEANLQVIKQARDLISMTIDLMRNQ from the coding sequence ATGGACGCACTGACCGCAGCACTCAAAGTCGCAGCATCGGGCCTCGGCGTCCAATCGGAACGCTTGCGCGTGGTTTCGGAAAACCTCGCCAATGCGCAGTCCACGGGCACCGCGGCGGGTTCGGACCCCTATCGCCGCAAGACCATCAGCTTCGTCTCGCAACTCGACCAGGCAACGGGCGGGTCGCTCGTCCAGGTCGGTTCGATCGATCGCGATCCCTCGGATTTCCCTGTCGAATTCCAGCCTGGCAACGAAGCCGCCGACGCCAAGGGCTACGTCAAGATGCCCAACGTCAATCCGCTGATCGAAATGGCTGACATGACAGAGGCCAACCGCTCCTACGAGGCCAACCTCCAGGTCATCAAGCAGGCGCGCGACCTTATTTCCATGACCATCGACCTGATGAGGAACCAATGA
- the flgB gene encoding flagellar basal body rod protein FlgB gives MEPVTLFDLATKQSQWLAVRQSAIAGNIANANTPGYTANDVEPFEKVLDRAAVSLQATEAGHLGNEATNAGFRVKPDEPDGVVLPSKNTVVVENELMKAGEVRRAFELNTAIVKAFHSMMMMAVKT, from the coding sequence ATGGAGCCCGTTACCCTTTTCGATCTCGCCACCAAGCAATCGCAATGGCTGGCCGTGCGCCAGTCGGCTATTGCCGGCAACATCGCCAATGCCAACACGCCAGGCTACACCGCAAACGACGTCGAGCCCTTCGAGAAGGTGCTCGACCGCGCGGCTGTGTCGCTGCAGGCAACCGAGGCCGGACACCTCGGCAACGAAGCGACCAATGCCGGCTTCAGGGTCAAGCCGGACGAACCCGACGGCGTGGTCCTGCCGTCCAAGAACACGGTCGTCGTTGAAAACGAACTGATGAAGGCCGGCGAGGTCCGCCGCGCCTTCGAGCTCAACACCGCGATCGTCAAGGCATTCCATTCGATGATGATGATGGCGGTAAAAACCTGA
- the fliI gene encoding flagellar protein export ATPase FliI: MSPTQPMMRAPERHPEPENRLAVLERMLSRFGGGQALLKRGGLITEVTSTHYKVRGLSEVARLGDLVEHRGHAGTRRGEVVKIARDEVVVAPFERSSDAGIGDAVFRRGPLTVTPHVSWRGRAIDALTRPIDGGPALVRGDDASDGNGATPGAMSRQRVGTSFMTGVRVIDIFTPLCFGQRLGIFAGSGVGKSTLLAMLAGADAFDTVVVALIGERGREVREFLEDTIGESMAKTVAVVATSDESAMMRRRAPDTAMRVAEHFRDQGHRVLLVLDSITRFAHALREVATGTGEPPVARGYPASVFTELPKLLERAGPGAEGKGSITAIISVLVDGDDHNDPVADSVRGILDGHVVLDRTIAEQGRYPPVNPLSSISRLAGKAWSPEQRALVTMLKSMISRFEDTRDIRLLGAYQGGADAELDMAVRQVPLIYEALTQSPKDRPSADPFSDLARHLKGKQSADAGD, from the coding sequence ATGTCGCCCACCCAGCCCATGATGCGCGCGCCTGAAAGGCATCCCGAGCCGGAGAACCGGCTTGCCGTGCTGGAACGGATGTTGAGCCGTTTCGGCGGGGGGCAAGCGCTGCTGAAGCGCGGCGGCCTCATCACCGAGGTCACCTCCACGCATTACAAGGTGCGCGGCCTCTCCGAAGTCGCCAGGCTCGGCGACCTTGTCGAGCATCGCGGCCATGCCGGCACGCGCCGTGGCGAAGTCGTCAAGATCGCTCGCGACGAGGTCGTCGTGGCCCCCTTCGAGCGCAGCTCGGACGCCGGCATCGGCGACGCCGTGTTCCGCCGGGGTCCGCTCACCGTGACGCCGCACGTCTCGTGGCGCGGGCGCGCCATCGACGCCCTCACCCGCCCGATCGACGGTGGGCCGGCCCTGGTCAGGGGCGACGACGCCAGCGACGGCAATGGCGCGACGCCCGGCGCCATGTCGCGGCAGCGCGTGGGGACGTCATTCATGACCGGCGTGAGGGTCATCGATATCTTCACGCCGCTGTGTTTCGGCCAGCGCCTCGGCATCTTTGCCGGTTCTGGCGTCGGCAAATCGACGCTGCTCGCCATGCTGGCCGGGGCCGACGCCTTCGACACCGTTGTCGTCGCCCTGATCGGCGAGCGCGGCAGAGAGGTGCGCGAATTCCTCGAGGACACGATCGGCGAGAGCATGGCCAAGACCGTCGCCGTCGTGGCCACCAGCGACGAGAGCGCCATGATGCGCCGGCGCGCTCCCGACACCGCGATGCGCGTCGCCGAGCATTTTCGCGACCAGGGCCATCGCGTGCTGCTGGTGCTGGATTCGATCACCCGCTTCGCCCATGCGCTGCGCGAGGTGGCGACGGGGACCGGCGAGCCGCCCGTTGCCCGCGGCTACCCCGCATCGGTTTTCACGGAACTGCCCAAGCTGCTCGAGCGTGCCGGACCTGGCGCCGAAGGCAAGGGATCGATCACCGCCATCATCTCGGTGCTGGTCGATGGCGACGACCACAACGACCCGGTCGCTGATTCGGTGCGCGGCATCCTCGATGGCCATGTCGTGCTTGACCGGACGATCGCCGAGCAGGGCCGCTACCCGCCCGTCAATCCCCTGTCGTCCATTTCGCGTCTCGCGGGCAAGGCCTGGAGCCCCGAGCAGCGGGCTCTGGTGACCATGCTGAAGTCGATGATCTCCCGCTTCGAGGACACGCGCGATATTCGCCTGCTGGGCGCCTACCAGGGCGGTGCCGACGCGGAACTGGACATGGCGGTGCGTCAGGTGCCGCTGATCTACGAAGCACTGACCCAGTCGCCGAAAGACCGCCCGTCGGCCGATCCGTTCTCGGACCTCGCCCGTCATCTCAAGGGAAAGCAGAGCGCAGATGCCGGAGACTGA
- the flgF gene encoding flagellar basal-body rod protein FlgF — MRDSLYVALSAQIALERRLDTIADNVANASTIGFRATGVKFEDVVSGTGPKSVSFASSGKTYLSGAHGSITETGNPFDFAIQGDAWFAIETPVGTVMTRDGRFSMNENGELMSIEGHPVLDAGGAPIQLDPRNGPPTAGADGSLRQNDQLVGSIGLYEFDPGQNFVRYGNSGIVPARTPEPVTDRSDIGVAQGFVEESNVNPIMEMTRLISVQRAFENTAALLRQNDSSADEAIKTLGSK, encoded by the coding sequence ATGCGGGACAGCCTTTATGTGGCCCTTTCGGCGCAGATCGCGCTTGAACGCCGCCTCGACACGATCGCCGACAATGTCGCCAATGCCTCGACCATCGGCTTTCGCGCCACCGGCGTGAAGTTCGAGGACGTCGTCTCCGGCACCGGACCCAAATCCGTGTCTTTCGCGTCTTCGGGCAAGACCTACCTTTCCGGCGCGCATGGTTCGATAACCGAAACCGGCAATCCGTTCGACTTCGCCATCCAGGGCGACGCCTGGTTCGCGATCGAAACACCGGTCGGCACCGTCATGACCCGCGACGGACGTTTCTCGATGAACGAGAATGGCGAGCTGATGTCGATCGAGGGTCATCCAGTGCTCGACGCCGGCGGAGCGCCGATACAGCTCGACCCCCGCAACGGTCCGCCCACGGCCGGAGCCGACGGTTCGCTGCGCCAGAACGACCAGCTCGTCGGCTCCATCGGCCTTTACGAATTCGACCCGGGCCAGAATTTCGTCCGCTACGGCAATTCCGGCATCGTCCCCGCAAGGACGCCCGAGCCGGTCACCGACCGGTCCGACATCGGTGTTGCCCAGGGTTTCGTGGAGGAGTCCAACGTCAACCCGATCATGGAAATGACCCGACTGATCTCGGTCCAGCGCGCCTTCGAAAACACGGCGGCCCTGCTGCGCCAGAACGATTCGTCCGCCGATGAGGCGATCAAGACGCTTGGGTCCAAGTAG
- a CDS encoding DUF1217 domain-containing protein, protein MLNTFTSYQLIAKDINKSITQISKQPVVDRDTKYYLDNITKVKSIDDFVNNDRLFKYAMKAYGLENMDYAKAFMVKALKEGVTDPNSFANKLTDKRYADFVSAFNFAARGSAATSYNPAQQGVAANYALQVNIGASQPGFSYYQAETSYYLTNVSKVKSIDDLMGDNRLLTYAMAAFGLDAKTEPPERVRAMLEGGVSDPNSPANQLADKKYAAFVSAFDFGQYGDQATSRDAVQKAVPAGYATGTGLVLVKPSAQYIKGEADYYAANISKVKSIDDLMADKRLLTFAMASYGLDAATETPQQVRAMLTGGVSDPNSPANTLTDKRYAAFVSAFNFAQYGQQTTARDEVQKDTPKIYTTESALGFIKPNAAYIQAETAYYLSNITKVKSVDDLMADSRLYNYALSAYGLNPATEKRDLIQSVLAGGIRDPNSVANKLTNKAYAGLAAAFNFEQYGETATTNNPAQQATVDKYLRQTLEENAGDTNQGVRLALYFERKAPTITSWYSVLADTALASVVRTALGLPDSFATANIDKQAQLFEQKLNLSDFTDPTKLGKFLTRFTSMWEINNPTSPAVTSVSVLFAQPTSVGISTDLMMAMLKLRS, encoded by the coding sequence TTGCTCAATACTTTTACCAGCTATCAGCTCATAGCAAAAGACATTAACAAGTCGATCACCCAGATCAGCAAGCAGCCTGTGGTCGATCGCGACACCAAATATTATTTGGACAACATCACCAAGGTCAAATCGATCGACGACTTCGTCAACAACGATCGGTTGTTCAAATATGCGATGAAGGCCTACGGGCTGGAGAATATGGACTACGCCAAGGCCTTCATGGTCAAGGCACTGAAGGAAGGCGTCACTGATCCCAACAGCTTTGCCAACAAGCTGACCGACAAGCGTTATGCCGACTTTGTGTCGGCCTTCAATTTTGCCGCCCGGGGAAGCGCCGCCACAAGCTACAATCCAGCCCAGCAGGGCGTTGCCGCGAACTACGCACTCCAGGTCAATATCGGCGCCTCGCAGCCCGGGTTCAGTTACTATCAGGCCGAGACGTCATATTATCTGACCAACGTCTCCAAGGTGAAATCGATCGACGACCTGATGGGTGACAACCGTCTGCTGACCTACGCGATGGCTGCATTCGGGCTTGATGCGAAAACCGAACCGCCTGAACGCGTCAGGGCGATGCTCGAGGGTGGAGTGAGCGACCCCAACAGTCCCGCCAACCAACTGGCCGACAAGAAATACGCAGCCTTCGTCTCGGCCTTCGACTTTGGCCAGTATGGCGACCAGGCAACCTCGCGCGACGCGGTCCAGAAGGCGGTTCCGGCGGGATACGCGACCGGAACCGGACTGGTGCTGGTCAAGCCGAGCGCTCAGTACATCAAGGGGGAAGCCGACTACTATGCGGCCAACATCTCCAAGGTGAAGTCGATCGACGATCTCATGGCGGACAAGCGTTTGCTTACCTTCGCCATGGCTTCGTACGGATTGGATGCCGCAACCGAAACACCGCAGCAAGTCCGCGCCATGCTCACAGGCGGCGTCAGCGATCCCAACAGCCCTGCAAACACGCTGACCGACAAAAGATATGCCGCTTTTGTGTCGGCCTTCAACTTTGCCCAATATGGCCAACAGACGACTGCGCGCGACGAGGTGCAGAAAGACACGCCGAAGATCTACACCACCGAGTCGGCGCTTGGCTTCATCAAGCCGAACGCGGCCTATATCCAGGCCGAGACCGCCTATTACCTTTCCAACATCACCAAGGTGAAATCCGTCGACGACCTGATGGCCGACAGTCGGCTGTACAACTATGCACTGTCAGCCTATGGGCTCAACCCGGCGACGGAGAAACGCGATCTCATCCAGAGCGTCCTGGCCGGCGGCATCCGCGATCCCAACAGCGTCGCCAACAAGCTGACCAACAAGGCCTATGCCGGATTAGCAGCCGCTTTCAACTTCGAGCAGTACGGTGAGACCGCCACCACCAACAATCCGGCACAGCAGGCGACCGTCGACAAATACCTGCGCCAGACGTTGGAAGAGAATGCCGGAGACACCAATCAGGGCGTGCGGCTGGCCCTCTATTTCGAACGCAAGGCGCCCACCATCACCAGTTGGTACAGCGTGTTAGCGGACACCGCTCTTGCCAGCGTCGTGCGCACCGCGCTCGGCCTGCCCGATTCCTTTGCCACCGCCAACATCGACAAGCAGGCGCAGTTGTTCGAACAGAAGCTCAACCTCTCGGATTTCACCGACCCCACGAAGCTCGGCAAGTTCCTGACGCGCTTCACCAGCATGTGGGAGATCAACAACCCGACTTCACCGGCGGTGACATCGGTCAGCGTCCTCTTCGCGCAACCGACCTCTGTCGGCATCTCGACCGACCTAATGATGGCCATGCTGAAGCTGAGGTCCTGA
- the motA gene encoding flagellar motor stator protein MotA, whose translation MGILIGLVVTLGCVLGGFMAMGGHLQVLVQPWEAVVICGAALGTFLVANPMKTVKDTGKAILEAFKQAVPKEQDYLETLGVLHSLMRELRSKSRSEVEAHIDNPEESAIFQAFPTVLKNHDLTHFICDYCRIIIIGNARSHEIEALMDEEIHTIKTDKMKAYHALVAVGDGLPALGIVAAVLGVVKAMGALDQSPEILGGLIGAALVGTFLGIFLSYAVVGPVATKVKTVREKKNRLYIIVKQTLLAYMNGALPQVAIEFGRKTISSYERPTIDAVEQSTMNTGAADKKAA comes from the coding sequence GTGGGCATTCTGATCGGACTTGTGGTGACGCTCGGCTGCGTCCTTGGTGGCTTCATGGCCATGGGCGGACATCTGCAGGTGCTGGTCCAGCCCTGGGAAGCCGTGGTGATCTGCGGTGCGGCGCTGGGCACCTTCCTGGTCGCCAACCCGATGAAGACGGTCAAGGATACTGGCAAGGCTATCCTCGAGGCGTTCAAGCAGGCGGTGCCGAAGGAGCAGGACTATCTCGAAACGCTCGGCGTTCTGCACAGCCTGATGCGCGAGCTGCGCTCAAAATCGCGCAGCGAGGTCGAGGCGCATATCGACAATCCCGAGGAATCGGCGATCTTCCAGGCGTTCCCGACCGTGCTCAAGAACCACGACCTCACGCATTTCATCTGCGACTACTGCCGCATCATCATCATCGGCAATGCGCGCTCGCATGAGATCGAGGCGCTGATGGATGAGGAAATCCACACCATCAAGACCGACAAGATGAAGGCCTATCACGCCCTGGTGGCGGTGGGCGACGGCTTGCCGGCGCTCGGCATCGTGGCCGCCGTGCTCGGCGTGGTCAAGGCGATGGGCGCGCTCGACCAGTCGCCGGAGATCCTCGGCGGACTGATCGGCGCCGCCCTTGTCGGAACCTTCCTCGGCATCTTCCTGTCCTACGCCGTGGTCGGACCGGTCGCCACCAAGGTCAAGACGGTGCGCGAGAAGAAGAACCGCCTCTATATCATCGTCAAGCAGACATTGCTGGCCTACATGAACGGCGCACTGCCGCAGGTTGCGATCGAATTCGGCCGCAAGACCATCTCATCCTATGAGCGGCCGACGATCGACGCCGTCGAGCAGAGCACGATGAATACCGGCGCCGCCGACAAGAAGGCCGCCTGA
- a CDS encoding FliM/FliN family flagellar motor switch protein: MTNPDSASQIRSLAIERLVGDSGEAAQVIGAGRTMAENAVPLLQKRLAGELGAPVTVDLRAVEVSRVTDARSHVGDTFAMTVVASPASSDTMTLVIDAPAIAVMVCALFGGDPDLPVSPIERPLSQIETDVSTLVFQEVAQALNNAGRRPLEPRLPLPRAMSGMEAKRYVLRDGAAVRIVFGISTPTDTGTVAVMIPQRILLGTDASADSPATNSDWRARFSEEVMRSTVALEATMPLARLTLGELSNFEAGQIIEFEETAQSRAQLSARNKTLFVCEFGKLGQNYTVRIKHPYDAGQDFIDGLVRG, translated from the coding sequence ATGACAAACCCGGATAGTGCGTCGCAAATCCGCTCCCTCGCCATCGAGCGCCTGGTTGGCGACAGTGGCGAGGCCGCACAGGTCATCGGCGCTGGCCGCACGATGGCCGAAAATGCGGTGCCGCTGCTGCAAAAGCGCCTGGCCGGTGAGCTTGGGGCTCCAGTCACCGTCGATCTGCGGGCGGTAGAGGTCAGCCGCGTCACTGACGCCCGCTCGCATGTCGGCGATACCTTCGCCATGACCGTGGTCGCGTCGCCGGCGTCCTCCGACACGATGACCCTGGTGATCGACGCTCCGGCAATCGCCGTCATGGTCTGCGCGCTGTTCGGCGGTGACCCGGACCTGCCGGTCTCGCCCATCGAGCGGCCATTGTCGCAGATCGAGACCGATGTCTCGACCCTGGTGTTCCAGGAGGTGGCGCAGGCCTTGAACAATGCCGGCCGGCGTCCGCTCGAACCGCGCCTGCCGTTGCCGCGCGCGATGTCGGGCATGGAAGCGAAGCGGTATGTGCTGCGCGACGGCGCGGCGGTCCGCATCGTCTTCGGCATCTCCACGCCAACCGACACGGGCACGGTCGCGGTGATGATCCCGCAACGCATCCTGCTGGGCACCGATGCCAGCGCCGACAGCCCGGCAACGAATTCCGACTGGCGCGCGCGTTTCTCCGAAGAGGTGATGCGTTCGACCGTGGCGCTCGAGGCAACCATGCCGCTGGCGCGGCTCACGCTTGGCGAACTCTCCAATTTCGAAGCCGGCCAGATCATCGAATTCGAGGAAACGGCGCAGTCGCGGGCGCAGCTCAGCGCGCGCAACAAGACGCTGTTCGTTTGCGAGTTCGGCAAGCTGGGACAGAACTACACCGTCCGCATCAAGCATCCCTACGATGCCGGACAGGACTTTATCGACGGGCTGGTGCGGGGCTGA
- the fliN gene encoding flagellar motor switch protein FliN, producing the protein MAKTKVEAEPDQPDEQLNRAIEELRGVLQEEEKRPDAKASGANSNIIMNIPVDVQIILGSTEMPVSDLMALQKGSTVALNRRIGEPVDVVVNGRKIARGEITVLESDPSRFGIRLTEIIAGAKGV; encoded by the coding sequence ATGGCCAAGACCAAGGTAGAAGCCGAACCCGACCAGCCGGACGAGCAGCTCAACCGCGCCATAGAAGAATTGCGCGGTGTTCTCCAGGAAGAGGAGAAGCGCCCGGATGCAAAGGCGTCCGGCGCCAATTCGAACATCATCATGAACATCCCCGTCGATGTGCAGATCATCCTCGGCAGCACCGAGATGCCGGTGTCCGATCTGATGGCGCTGCAGAAGGGCTCGACAGTGGCGCTCAACCGCCGAATCGGCGAACCTGTCGACGTGGTGGTCAATGGCCGCAAGATCGCGCGCGGCGAGATCACGGTGCTGGAGAGCGATCCGTCGCGCTTCGGGATTAGGCTGACCGAGATCATCGCCGGGGCGAAGGGCGTATAG
- a CDS encoding flagellar motor switch protein FliG, translated as MTTLATLTRAQKAAAILVAMGKPSASRLLKFFKQEELKALIEGARLLRTIPQSDLERIVAEFEAEFTEGAGLLDSADRMDTILNESLSPEEMSAIMGDKRFEVAPEGPPPIWPDLEKLEPARLGAFLAGEHQQTSAMVLSKLSPQAAANVLLTMTKPMRGEIIKRMVTMATIPEAAAKIVENRLRTSVLTETSTKDTSAGQARVASMLNEMDKSQLEDVMQDLEAAGTPDLDGVRARLFAFEDVPQLTQKARVLVFDGLSTELVTLALRGAQAGLAESVLSAIGARSRRMIESELGMGSEGIAAADIAAARKTIVATTIRLSREGAFELPSAQNAAA; from the coding sequence ATGACGACGCTGGCAACGTTGACGCGCGCGCAGAAGGCCGCCGCCATCCTGGTGGCGATGGGCAAGCCGTCGGCCAGCCGCTTGTTGAAATTCTTCAAGCAGGAGGAACTGAAGGCGCTGATCGAGGGCGCTCGGCTGTTGCGCACGATTCCGCAGAGCGATCTTGAGCGCATCGTCGCCGAGTTCGAAGCCGAATTCACCGAGGGCGCCGGCCTGCTCGATTCCGCCGACCGGATGGACACCATCCTCAATGAATCGCTGTCGCCGGAAGAGATGAGCGCCATCATGGGCGACAAGCGGTTCGAGGTCGCTCCGGAAGGACCGCCGCCGATCTGGCCCGATCTTGAAAAGCTGGAGCCGGCGCGGCTTGGCGCATTCCTGGCCGGCGAGCATCAGCAGACCTCGGCCATGGTGCTGTCGAAGCTGTCGCCGCAGGCCGCGGCAAACGTGCTGCTGACAATGACAAAGCCGATGCGCGGCGAGATCATCAAGCGCATGGTGACGATGGCGACTATTCCCGAGGCCGCCGCCAAGATCGTCGAGAACCGGCTGCGTACGAGCGTACTGACGGAAACCTCGACCAAGGACACATCGGCCGGCCAGGCGCGTGTCGCCAGCATGCTCAACGAGATGGACAAGTCCCAGCTCGAGGACGTGATGCAGGATCTGGAGGCAGCCGGCACGCCTGACCTCGACGGGGTCAGGGCGCGGCTGTTCGCCTTCGAGGATGTTCCGCAACTCACCCAGAAGGCTCGGGTGCTGGTGTTCGATGGACTGTCGACCGAACTGGTGACGCTCGCCTTGCGCGGCGCGCAGGCGGGGCTTGCCGAATCGGTGCTGTCGGCGATCGGCGCGCGGTCGCGGCGCATGATCGAATCCGAACTCGGCATGGGTTCGGAAGGAATCGCCGCCGCCGACATCGCGGCGGCACGCAAGACAATCGTGGCGACGACGATCCGGCTTTCGCGCGAAGGGGCTTTCGAGCTTCCCTCGGCCCAGAACGCCGCGGCCTGA
- the flhB gene encoding flagellar biosynthesis protein FlhB has product MSDATDKDSKTEEATEKKIRDTVEQGKLPHSREIPILASFVAILVFTVFYAKDAIVDLGMFLSMFLEKPEAWPMDTETDVIALYKVVLMEIGRAVVSLLALLVVAGIGASVFQNMPQFVGERIRPQMSRISIAKGWSRMFGAQGWVEFLKSLGKVGLAITVLVFTLSEDHRKLLAGMITNPIAFGLVIRGIAVDILVAIVFVIGLIAAIDLVWSRFHWKQDLRMSKQEVKDEFKQSEGDPIVKSRLRSLARDRARNRMMTAVPRATLIIANPTHFSIALKYVRDEDSAPLVLAKGQDLVALKIREIAKENNIPIFEDVALARSMYKQVSVDSVIPSQFYQAVAELVRIVYSKKVERRPTS; this is encoded by the coding sequence ATGTCTGACGCGACCGACAAGGACTCGAAAACCGAAGAGGCGACGGAAAAGAAGATCCGCGACACGGTCGAGCAGGGCAAGCTGCCGCATTCGCGCGAAATCCCCATTCTCGCCTCCTTTGTCGCCATCCTCGTCTTCACGGTCTTCTACGCCAAGGATGCCATCGTCGACCTCGGCATGTTCCTGTCGATGTTCCTGGAGAAGCCGGAAGCCTGGCCGATGGACACCGAGACCGATGTCATCGCGCTCTACAAGGTCGTGCTCATGGAGATCGGCCGCGCCGTCGTCAGCCTGCTCGCGCTACTCGTGGTTGCCGGCATCGGTGCCTCGGTGTTCCAGAACATGCCGCAATTCGTCGGCGAGCGGATCAGGCCGCAGATGTCGCGCATCTCGATAGCCAAGGGCTGGAGCCGGATGTTCGGCGCCCAGGGCTGGGTCGAATTCCTGAAGTCGCTGGGCAAGGTTGGCCTCGCCATCACCGTGCTCGTCTTCACGCTGTCGGAAGATCATCGCAAGCTGCTCGCCGGCATGATCACCAACCCCATTGCCTTCGGCCTCGTCATCCGCGGCATCGCGGTCGATATCCTGGTGGCGATCGTCTTCGTCATCGGCCTGATCGCCGCGATCGACCTTGTCTGGTCGCGCTTCCACTGGAAGCAGGACCTGCGCATGAGCAAGCAGGAGGTCAAGGACGAGTTCAAGCAGTCCGAAGGTGACCCGATCGTCAAGTCGCGGCTGCGGTCGCTGGCGCGCGACCGCGCGCGCAACCGGATGATGACGGCGGTGCCGCGCGCGACGCTGATCATAGCCAATCCGACGCACTTCTCGATCGCCTTGAAATATGTGCGCGACGAGGATTCGGCGCCGCTGGTGCTGGCCAAGGGGCAGGACCTGGTGGCGCTCAAGATCCGCGAGATCGCCAAGGAGAACAACATCCCGATCTTCGAGGACGTGGCGCTCGCCCGCTCCATGTACAAGCAAGTTTCGGTGGATAGTGTGATCCCGTCACAATTCTATCAAGCCGTCGCCGAACTGGTGCGGATCGTCTACTCGAAAAAAGTTGAGCGCAGACCGACCTCATGA